From Streptomyces sp. NBC_00370, a single genomic window includes:
- a CDS encoding sigma factor-like helix-turn-helix DNA-binding protein, whose product MGERRTALDSRRAREFESFLAGAAGRLLHAAHLLTGEPPDAAPHAQRLLTAALAATYADWDRLRGEDPYVRARQELATRFARSLWPVRSGRSGRAGVLGPLGRQERVVLVLRVYEGIGEEQTAAMIGLSVERVRVICARAVATMRKAARDGSQNAARQGVQPAPGAAGAGAAGAVS is encoded by the coding sequence GTGGGAGAGCGTCGGACGGCCCTGGACAGCCGTCGCGCCCGGGAGTTCGAATCGTTCCTGGCGGGTGCGGCCGGCCGGCTGCTGCATGCGGCGCATCTGCTCACCGGTGAGCCGCCCGACGCCGCGCCGCACGCCCAGCGGCTGCTGACGGCCGCGCTGGCCGCCACGTACGCGGACTGGGACCGGCTGCGCGGCGAGGACCCGTACGTACGGGCCCGGCAGGAGCTCGCCACCCGCTTCGCCCGCAGCCTATGGCCCGTACGGTCCGGCCGGTCGGGCCGCGCCGGGGTGCTGGGGCCGCTCGGCCGGCAGGAGCGGGTCGTCCTGGTGCTCCGGGTCTACGAGGGCATCGGCGAGGAGCAGACGGCGGCGATGATCGGGCTGTCGGTGGAGCGGGTGCGGGTCATCTGCGCGCGGGCCGTGGCCACGATGCGCAAGGCGGCACGCGACGGGTCGCAGAACGCGGCCCGGCAGGGCGTGCAGCCCGCCCCCGGGGCTGCGGGGGCCGGGGCTGCGGGGGCCGTCTCGTGA
- the greA gene encoding transcription elongation factor GreA: protein MTQTSENVTWLTQESYNQLKAELDHLSGPARTEIAKKIEAAREEGDLRENGGYHAAKEEQGKQELRVRQLTQLLENAKVGEAPADTGVVGPGMVVTIAFDGDEDDTLSFLMASREYASTDIETYSPQSPLGSGVNGKKVGENAEYELPNGNKASVKILAAKPYTA, encoded by the coding sequence GTGACCCAGACCAGCGAGAACGTCACCTGGCTCACCCAGGAGTCGTACAACCAGCTGAAGGCCGAGCTGGATCACCTGTCTGGTCCCGCCCGCACCGAGATCGCGAAGAAGATCGAGGCGGCTCGCGAGGAGGGCGACCTGCGCGAGAACGGCGGGTACCACGCGGCCAAGGAGGAACAGGGCAAGCAGGAGCTCCGGGTCCGTCAGCTGACCCAGCTCCTGGAGAACGCGAAGGTCGGCGAGGCCCCCGCGGACACCGGCGTGGTCGGCCCCGGCATGGTCGTCACGATCGCGTTCGACGGTGACGAGGACGACACCCTGTCCTTCCTGATGGCGTCGCGCGAATACGCGAGCACGGACATCGAGACGTACTCCCCGCAGTCGCCGCTCGGCTCGGGCGTGAACGGCAAGAAGGTCGGCGAGAACGCGGAGTACGAGCTGCCGAACGGCAACAAGGCCTCGGTGAAGATCCTTGCGGCCAAGCCGTACACGGCCTGA
- a CDS encoding phosphotransferase family protein, translated as MGSDEGDGSDGWSATRAWVEKRQLSSASERIDNVSRLSGGWTSVMRRLDITGPDGSRSVVLRSFVRPFFVRHAEGLLTREADVLRLLADTDVPAAVLLDVDATAEFCDRPSLLMSLLPGSVRLDDDDADRRGDLLARQLAAVHRVRVASEGRPRSYQAWTAPDRVSPPAATERPELWQWAVDVIRREPPSYVPCFLHRDYHPGNVLFEGAGTDLRIGGVVDWVETSWGPADLDVAHCSTALALLHGVPTGMRFADQYIVAGGSLTNDPAAHLYWRLLDALAFAPDAEKVAVPWRDLGRTDLTPAVLANRLEDYIEALLTRYA; from the coding sequence ATGGGTTCCGACGAGGGCGACGGGAGCGACGGCTGGAGCGCCACGCGTGCCTGGGTAGAGAAGCGGCAGCTCAGCTCCGCCTCGGAACGTATCGACAACGTGAGCCGGTTGTCCGGCGGGTGGACGTCCGTGATGCGACGTCTGGACATCACCGGGCCGGACGGCAGCCGCTCGGTGGTACTCCGATCCTTCGTCAGGCCGTTCTTCGTGCGGCATGCGGAGGGTCTGCTGACACGGGAGGCCGACGTGCTGCGGCTGCTCGCCGACACGGATGTCCCCGCCGCCGTGCTCCTGGACGTGGACGCGACGGCGGAGTTCTGCGACCGCCCCTCGCTGCTGATGTCGCTGCTCCCGGGAAGCGTTCGCCTGGACGACGACGACGCTGATCGACGCGGCGACCTGCTGGCACGCCAACTGGCTGCCGTCCACCGAGTACGGGTGGCCTCGGAAGGCCGGCCGCGTAGCTATCAGGCGTGGACCGCGCCCGACCGGGTCAGCCCGCCGGCGGCCACGGAGCGGCCGGAGTTGTGGCAGTGGGCCGTGGACGTCATCCGCCGTGAGCCACCGAGCTATGTGCCGTGCTTTCTGCACAGGGACTACCACCCCGGCAACGTCCTCTTCGAAGGCGCGGGCACCGATCTGCGGATCGGCGGGGTCGTCGACTGGGTGGAGACCTCCTGGGGCCCGGCCGACCTGGACGTCGCCCATTGCTCAACTGCTCTGGCTCTGCTGCACGGTGTCCCGACGGGTATGCGCTTCGCCGACCAATACATCGTCGCGGGCGGCAGCTTGACGAACGACCCGGCAGCGCACCTGTACTGGCGATTGCTGGACGCACTCGCTTTCGCCCCGGACGCCGAAAAGGTAGCCGTCCCCTGGCGGGACCTGGGCCGCACCGACCTGACCCCCGCCGTCCTGGCGAACAGGTTGGAGGACTACATTGAGGCCCTCCTCACCCGCTACGCGTGA
- a CDS encoding phosphotransferase enzyme family protein, with amino-acid sequence MPSSETAHGGPERFTSVRAYEVMAEACRAAGLEDDGARLLRLGENALFRLGRHPMVVRIARSAEYLDAARTEVRVSRWLETEGFPASRVVADIEQALLVSGHPVTFWHLIEESDRKPTYGELGGVLHDLHALHLPAGLDLPPYDALRRSDLRIEKAKGIPDDDREFLRKRGRELRERIAELRFESPRGPVHGDAHVQNLMVNRRDQAVLIDFEVFCHDHPEWDLMVTATEHDSLGWQTAEQYAAFTRAYGRDLRDWHGFPTLRATQEFKMTTWLMQNIGESDEIAREYARRIASLRDDRAPRDWQPG; translated from the coding sequence ATGCCGTCGTCGGAGACTGCGCATGGGGGACCCGAGCGGTTCACGTCGGTCCGTGCGTACGAGGTGATGGCCGAGGCGTGCCGTGCGGCCGGGCTGGAAGACGACGGGGCGCGGCTGCTCAGGCTCGGTGAGAACGCGCTCTTCCGGCTTGGGCGGCATCCGATGGTCGTGCGGATCGCCCGGTCGGCGGAATACCTGGACGCCGCACGGACGGAGGTGCGCGTCTCGCGGTGGCTGGAGACGGAGGGCTTTCCCGCCTCGCGGGTGGTTGCGGACATCGAGCAGGCGCTCCTGGTATCCGGCCACCCGGTGACTTTCTGGCATCTGATCGAGGAGAGCGACAGGAAGCCGACGTACGGCGAACTCGGCGGCGTACTGCACGACTTGCACGCGCTCCACCTGCCGGCGGGGCTGGACCTCCCTCCGTACGACGCTCTTCGACGGTCGGACCTGCGCATCGAGAAGGCCAAGGGCATACCGGACGACGACCGCGAATTCCTGCGCAAGCGTGGCCGTGAACTGCGGGAGCGAATCGCGGAGTTGCGGTTCGAGTCGCCGCGCGGCCCGGTCCACGGGGACGCGCACGTGCAGAACCTCATGGTGAACCGCCGCGATCAGGCCGTCCTGATCGACTTCGAGGTCTTCTGTCATGACCACCCCGAGTGGGACCTGATGGTCACGGCGACCGAACACGACAGCCTGGGGTGGCAGACGGCCGAGCAGTACGCCGCGTTCACGCGCGCGTACGGCCGCGATCTGCGCGACTGGCACGGCTTTCCGACACTGCGCGCGACGCAGGAGTTCAAGATGACCACCTGGCTGATGCAGAACATCGGCGAGAGCGACGAGATCGCCCGCGAGTACGCCCGGCGGATTGCGTCGCTCCGCGACGACAGGGCGCCTCGCGACTGGCAGCCGGGCTGA
- the ilvA gene encoding threonine ammonia-lyase yields MSFGTSSHASPLILDDIRGAQKMLSGVARMTAMEGSRHLTALVGAPVHLKCENLQRTGSFKLRGAYVRIAGLSPEERAAGVVAASAGNHAQGVALASTLLGVRSTVFMPMGAPLPKVAATREYGAEVRLAGQVVDETLAAAQEYARDTGAVFIHPFDHLDIIAGQGTVGLEILEQCPEVKTVVVGIGGGGLAAGIAVALKALRPDVKLIGVQAQGAAAYPPSLRAGRPMAIDAPQTMADGIKVGRPGDVPFQIVQELVDEVRTVSEDALSRALLLCLERMKLVVEPAGASPVAALLSDPKAFKGPVVAVLSGGNVDPLLMQRILRHGMAAAGRYLSLRLRVTDRPGALATMLGVLSVADANVLDVSHVRTDPRLGLGEADVEVHLETKGPEHCTEVATALRTAGYTILG; encoded by the coding sequence ATGAGCTTCGGTACGTCCAGCCACGCCAGTCCCTTGATCCTCGATGACATCAGGGGGGCGCAGAAGATGCTCTCCGGCGTGGCCCGGATGACCGCCATGGAGGGGAGCCGGCACCTGACCGCGCTCGTCGGTGCCCCCGTCCATCTGAAGTGCGAGAACCTTCAGCGCACCGGTTCGTTCAAGCTGCGCGGCGCCTACGTGCGTATCGCCGGGCTTTCGCCCGAGGAGCGCGCGGCGGGCGTCGTCGCGGCGAGCGCGGGCAACCACGCGCAGGGGGTGGCGCTCGCCTCCACCCTCCTCGGCGTCCGGTCCACGGTGTTCATGCCGATGGGCGCGCCGCTGCCCAAGGTGGCCGCGACCCGTGAGTACGGCGCCGAGGTGCGGCTGGCGGGTCAGGTGGTGGACGAGACCCTGGCGGCGGCGCAGGAGTACGCGCGCGACACCGGCGCCGTCTTTATCCACCCCTTCGACCACCTGGACATCATCGCAGGTCAGGGCACTGTCGGACTGGAGATCCTGGAGCAGTGCCCGGAGGTGAAGACCGTGGTCGTCGGGATCGGCGGCGGTGGTCTCGCCGCGGGCATCGCGGTCGCGCTGAAGGCGCTGCGCCCCGATGTGAAGCTGATCGGCGTGCAGGCGCAGGGCGCCGCCGCCTATCCGCCGTCGCTCAGGGCGGGCCGGCCGATGGCGATCGACGCGCCGCAGACGATGGCGGACGGCATCAAGGTGGGCCGGCCGGGGGACGTACCGTTCCAGATCGTCCAGGAGCTGGTCGACGAGGTCCGTACGGTCTCCGAGGACGCGCTGTCGCGGGCGCTGCTGCTCTGTCTCGAACGGATGAAACTCGTGGTGGAACCGGCGGGCGCCAGCCCGGTGGCCGCGCTGCTGAGCGACCCGAAGGCGTTCAAGGGCCCGGTGGTCGCCGTGCTGTCGGGCGGCAACGTCGACCCCCTGCTGATGCAGCGGATCCTGCGGCACGGCATGGCGGCGGCCGGCCGCTATCTGAGCTTGCGGCTGCGCGTGACCGACCGGCCGGGCGCGCTCGCGACGATGCTCGGGGTGCTGTCGGTGGCCGACGCGAACGTCCTGGACGTCAGTCACGTACGGACCGATCCGCGGCTGGGTCTCGGCGAGGCCGACGTCGAGGTCCATCTGGAGACGAAGGGCCCCGAGCACTGCACGGAGGTCGCCACGGCGCTGCGGACGGCGGGCTACACGATCCTCGGGTAG
- a CDS encoding DUF4307 domain-containing protein gives MAVARAEAPRAPQPPQGRYGRSPDARADRKLKIAGAVLGAVALAVIAWFGYHSLADQSVAGEIIKYKRVSAAEIQIHLEVRKGADTTGSCTVRALDVDHEEVGRKDVRFEGKKTRIDEIVELRTTGEATATELVGCSND, from the coding sequence ATGGCTGTGGCGCGTGCGGAGGCCCCCCGGGCCCCTCAGCCCCCCCAGGGCCGCTACGGTCGCTCGCCGGACGCGCGGGCCGACCGCAAGCTCAAGATCGCGGGTGCGGTGCTCGGTGCCGTCGCCCTCGCCGTGATCGCCTGGTTCGGGTACCACTCCCTGGCAGATCAGAGTGTCGCCGGGGAAATCATCAAGTACAAGCGCGTTTCGGCCGCCGAGATCCAGATCCACCTCGAAGTGCGCAAGGGCGCGGACACCACCGGCTCCTGCACCGTGCGCGCCCTGGACGTCGACCACGAAGAGGTCGGCCGTAAGGACGTCCGTTTCGAGGGGAAGAAGACCCGGATCGACGAGATCGTCGAGCTGCGGACCACGGGTGAGGCGACGGCGACCGAGCTGGTGGGCTGCTCAAACGACTGA
- a CDS encoding ABC transporter permease, giving the protein MSATTDTPRLAPPAQRGRIFQSVRDSLVVAQRNLIRMTRIPEIILFGLIQPIMFVVLFSYVFGGSLQVGNTISPTVYRNFLMAGIFAQTVTFATAGAGAGIADDMHKGLIDRFRSLPMARGAVLTGRTLADLVQTTLTVIVLAGVALLVGWRIHNGVPKALGAFALLLFLGYAFSWIGALIGLSVRTPEAATSGGLIWLFPVTFISNAFVDSSNLPGWLQPVAEWNPFSATVQASRVLFGNPGVSQSSAWPMEHPVWASVIWSVVIITVFRTLAVRKYRSATA; this is encoded by the coding sequence ATGAGCGCCACCACCGACACCCCACGGCTCGCACCCCCCGCCCAGCGCGGCCGGATCTTCCAGTCCGTCAGGGACTCGCTGGTCGTCGCCCAGCGCAATCTGATCCGGATGACCAGGATCCCGGAGATCATCCTCTTCGGGCTGATCCAGCCGATCATGTTCGTCGTGCTGTTCAGCTACGTCTTCGGCGGCTCGCTCCAGGTCGGCAACACCATCAGCCCGACCGTCTACCGCAACTTCCTGATGGCCGGCATCTTCGCCCAGACGGTCACCTTCGCCACCGCCGGCGCCGGCGCCGGCATCGCCGACGACATGCACAAGGGCCTGATCGACAGGTTCCGTTCACTGCCGATGGCCCGGGGCGCCGTCCTGACCGGACGTACCCTCGCCGACCTCGTCCAGACGACACTCACCGTCATCGTCCTCGCGGGCGTGGCACTGCTCGTCGGCTGGCGCATCCACAACGGTGTGCCGAAGGCGCTCGGCGCCTTCGCGCTGCTGCTCTTCCTCGGCTACGCGTTCTCCTGGATCGGCGCGCTGATCGGGTTGTCCGTACGGACCCCGGAGGCCGCCACGTCGGGCGGGCTGATCTGGCTGTTCCCCGTCACGTTCATCTCGAACGCCTTCGTGGACTCCAGCAATCTGCCGGGCTGGCTGCAGCCGGTCGCCGAGTGGAATCCGTTCAGTGCGACGGTGCAGGCCAGCAGGGTGCTGTTCGGCAATCCGGGGGTCTCGCAGTCCAGCGCCTGGCCGATGGAGCATCCGGTGTGGGCGTCGGTGATCTGGTCCGTCGTGATCATCACGGTGTTCCGGACGCTGGCGGTGCGCAAGTACCGCTCGGCGACAGCCTGA
- a CDS encoding ATP-binding cassette domain-containing protein, whose protein sequence is MPGAIYAEGLVKTFGDVRALDGVDLDVPEGTVLGLLGPNGAGKTTAVRVLTTLLQPDSGKAVVAGIDVLKYPNEVRRSIGLSGQFAAVDEYLTGRENLKMVGQLYQMKARDAKARAVELLERFHLTDAADRPAKTYSGGMRRRLDLAAALVVSPPVMFMDEPTTGLDPRNRQQLWGIIQELVAGGTTLLLTTQYLEEADHLAHDICVVDRGKVIARGTADQLKAQTGGERVEVVVHDRDRVETARTVLGGFGKGGVESVAVSEHTRKLTVPVSGGAKLLAEVIRELDTRGVEIDDIGLRRPTLDDVFISLTGHAAEEERDKEEAEERKREETAGAGTAKSGSDETRNDSNDRNDSNDSKEGGE, encoded by the coding sequence ATGCCGGGCGCCATCTACGCCGAGGGTCTGGTGAAGACCTTCGGCGACGTAAGGGCTCTGGACGGCGTTGATCTAGATGTCCCAGAAGGAACGGTCCTGGGGCTTCTCGGTCCCAACGGGGCGGGCAAGACGACAGCCGTACGCGTACTGACGACCCTGCTCCAGCCCGACAGCGGCAAGGCCGTCGTCGCGGGGATCGACGTACTGAAGTACCCCAACGAGGTCCGCCGCTCGATCGGCCTCTCCGGGCAGTTCGCGGCGGTCGACGAGTATCTGACCGGCCGCGAGAACCTCAAGATGGTCGGCCAGCTCTACCAGATGAAGGCGCGGGACGCGAAGGCGCGCGCGGTGGAGCTGCTGGAGCGGTTCCATCTCACCGACGCGGCCGACCGCCCCGCCAAGACGTACTCCGGCGGTATGCGCCGCAGGCTCGACCTGGCGGCGGCACTGGTCGTCTCACCGCCGGTGATGTTCATGGACGAGCCGACGACGGGGCTCGACCCGCGCAACCGGCAGCAGCTCTGGGGGATCATCCAGGAGCTGGTCGCGGGCGGTACGACCCTGCTGCTGACCACGCAGTACCTGGAAGAGGCCGACCATCTCGCCCACGACATCTGCGTCGTCGACCGGGGCAAGGTCATCGCCCGTGGCACCGCCGACCAGTTGAAGGCGCAGACCGGCGGCGAGCGCGTCGAGGTCGTCGTCCACGACCGCGACAGGGTCGAGACGGCCCGTACGGTGCTGGGCGGCTTCGGCAAGGGCGGTGTGGAGTCGGTCGCCGTGTCCGAGCACACCCGCAAGCTGACGGTCCCGGTCTCCGGCGGCGCGAAGCTGCTGGCCGAGGTGATCAGGGAACTCGACACGCGTGGCGTCGAGATCGACGACATCGGGCTGCGCAGGCCGACCCTGGACGACGTCTTCATCTCGCTGACGGGCCATGCGGCCGAGGAGGAGCGGGACAAAGAAGAAGCCGAGGAGCGGAAGCGGGAAGAGACCGCCGGGGCGGGCACGGCGAAGTCCGGCTCGGACGAAACCAGGAACGACAGCAACGACAGGAACGACAGCAACGACAGCAAGGAGGGCGGGGAATGA
- a CDS encoding MarR family winged helix-turn-helix transcriptional regulator, giving the protein MPPIQDMTSAASASDEAAAGPSGAPGEDGLLDALQHQVAVFARRAEQTRLGGIGQLRNSMDRAAYLLLNRLDNEGPMGVKALAAGMGIDSSTVTRQVAPLVDTGLVKRTSHPEDGRAVVLQLSERGHVRLDEVRASRRELMAQVTNGWAEEEREAFTALLTKFNGALSARQARLSPAEGGPEPVDPAAGPAGEPTGGADASDDTRTTSGASDE; this is encoded by the coding sequence ATGCCCCCCATTCAGGACATGACTTCCGCTGCTTCGGCCTCCGACGAGGCCGCAGCGGGACCCTCTGGCGCACCGGGTGAAGACGGCCTCCTCGATGCCCTCCAGCATCAGGTCGCCGTATTCGCGCGCCGCGCAGAACAGACCCGGCTAGGCGGGATCGGCCAGCTCCGCAACTCGATGGACCGGGCGGCCTATCTGCTGCTCAACCGCCTCGACAACGAAGGCCCCATGGGCGTCAAGGCCCTCGCCGCCGGCATGGGCATCGACTCGTCGACCGTCACACGCCAGGTCGCCCCGCTCGTGGACACCGGCCTGGTGAAGCGCACCTCGCACCCGGAGGACGGCCGTGCCGTCGTGCTCCAGCTGTCGGAGCGCGGTCACGTCCGGCTCGACGAGGTACGGGCGTCGCGGCGCGAGCTGATGGCGCAGGTCACCAACGGCTGGGCGGAGGAGGAGCGGGAGGCGTTCACGGCCCTGCTCACCAAGTTCAACGGGGCGCTGTCGGCCCGGCAGGCGCGGCTCAGCCCCGCCGAGGGCGGCCCCGAGCCGGTCGATCCGGCCGCCGGTCCCGCGGGCGAACCGACCGGTGGGGCCGACGCGTCCGACGACACCCGCACCACCTCGGGCGCCTCGGACGAGTGA
- the mca gene encoding mycothiol conjugate amidase Mca, whose product MTDQLRLMAVHAHPDDESSKGAATMAKYVSEGVDVVVVTCTGGERGSILNPKLQGDAYIEANIHEVRRKEMDEAREILGVKQEWLGYVDSGLPEGDPLPPLPEGCFALADVDEAAGRLVRSIRAFRPQVVTTYDENGGYPHPDHIMTHKISVVAFDGAADKEKYPEDEFGPVWQPLKLYYNQGFNRQRTVALHEALLARGLESPYAEWLERWKESEREERTLTTHVPCADFYEIRDKALLAHATQIDPDGGWFRVPMDVQREVWPTEEYELSKSLVDTSIPESDLFAGIRDNA is encoded by the coding sequence TTGACTGACCAGCTGCGACTGATGGCCGTACATGCCCACCCCGACGACGAGTCGAGCAAGGGTGCGGCCACGATGGCCAAGTACGTGTCCGAGGGGGTGGACGTGGTGGTCGTGACCTGCACGGGGGGCGAGCGCGGCTCCATCCTCAACCCCAAACTCCAGGGTGACGCCTACATCGAGGCGAACATCCACGAGGTCCGTAGAAAAGAGATGGACGAGGCGCGCGAGATCCTCGGCGTCAAGCAGGAGTGGCTCGGCTACGTCGACTCGGGGCTGCCCGAGGGCGACCCGCTGCCGCCGCTGCCCGAGGGCTGCTTCGCCCTCGCCGACGTGGACGAGGCGGCAGGCCGGCTCGTCCGGTCGATCCGGGCGTTCCGGCCGCAGGTCGTCACGACGTACGACGAGAACGGCGGCTACCCGCACCCGGACCACATCATGACCCACAAGATCTCGGTGGTCGCCTTCGACGGAGCCGCCGACAAGGAGAAGTACCCCGAGGACGAGTTCGGGCCCGTCTGGCAGCCGCTGAAGCTCTACTACAACCAGGGCTTCAACCGGCAGCGCACGGTCGCGCTGCACGAGGCGCTGCTCGCCCGGGGGCTGGAGTCGCCGTACGCGGAGTGGCTGGAGCGCTGGAAGGAGTCCGAGCGCGAGGAGCGGACGCTGACCACGCACGTGCCGTGCGCCGACTTCTACGAGATCCGCGACAAGGCGCTGCTCGCGCACGCCACGCAGATCGACCCGGACGGCGGCTGGTTCCGCGTGCCGATGGACGTCCAGCGGGAGGTCTGGCCGACGGAGGAGTACGAGCTCAGCAAGTCGCTCGTCGATACATCCATCCCCGAGAGCGACCTCTTCGCGGGCATCCGCGACAATGCCTGA
- a CDS encoding cystathionine gamma-synthase, with the protein MSHQHPTGQYNFETRAIHAGNTADPVTGAVVPPIYQVSTYKQDGVGGLRGGYEYSRSANPTRTALEENLAALEGGRRGLAFASGLAAEDCLLRTLLSPGDHVVIPNDAYGGTFRLFAKVVSRWGVEWSVADTSDPAAVRDAITPRTKAIWVETPSNPLLSITDIAALSGVAHAAGVTLVVDNTFASPYLQQPLELGADVVVHSTTKYMGGHSDVVGGALVVNDDALADELAYHQNAMGAIAGPFDSWLVLRGVKTLAVRMDRHSANAARIAEMLTTHPRVSKVLYPGLPEHPGHEVAAKQMTGFGGMVSFQIADGETAAVEVCNRAKLFTLGESLGGVESLIEHPGRMTHASTAGSLLEVPSDLIRLSVGIESGDDLLADLTQALGK; encoded by the coding sequence ATGAGCCACCAGCACCCCACCGGTCAGTACAACTTCGAGACCCGTGCCATCCACGCGGGCAACACGGCCGACCCCGTCACCGGCGCTGTCGTCCCCCCGATCTACCAGGTGTCCACGTACAAGCAGGACGGCGTCGGCGGTCTGCGCGGCGGTTACGAGTACAGCCGCAGCGCCAACCCGACCCGCACCGCGCTCGAGGAGAACCTGGCGGCCCTGGAAGGCGGCAGGCGCGGACTCGCCTTCGCCTCGGGTCTCGCGGCCGAGGACTGCCTGCTGCGTACGCTGCTGTCGCCCGGCGACCACGTCGTCATCCCGAACGACGCCTACGGCGGCACCTTCCGGCTGTTCGCGAAGGTCGTCTCCCGGTGGGGCGTCGAATGGTCGGTCGCCGACACCTCCGACCCCGCCGCCGTGCGGGACGCCATCACGCCGCGCACGAAGGCGATCTGGGTCGAGACCCCCTCGAACCCGCTGCTGAGCATCACCGACATCGCCGCCCTGTCCGGCGTCGCGCACGCCGCGGGGGTGACGCTGGTCGTCGACAACACCTTCGCCAGCCCGTACCTCCAGCAGCCGCTGGAGCTGGGCGCGGACGTCGTCGTCCACTCGACGACGAAGTACATGGGCGGGCACTCGGACGTCGTCGGCGGCGCGCTCGTCGTCAACGACGACGCGCTGGCCGACGAACTGGCCTACCACCAGAACGCGATGGGCGCGATCGCCGGCCCCTTCGACTCCTGGCTCGTGCTGCGCGGCGTGAAGACGCTCGCCGTGCGGATGGACCGGCACAGCGCCAACGCCGCCCGCATCGCCGAGATGCTCACCACCCACCCCCGGGTCTCGAAGGTCCTCTACCCGGGTCTGCCCGAGCACCCGGGCCACGAGGTCGCCGCCAAGCAGATGACGGGCTTCGGCGGCATGGTGTCGTTCCAGATCGCCGACGGTGAGACGGCGGCGGTCGAGGTCTGCAACCGCGCGAAGCTGTTCACGCTCGGGGAGTCCCTGGGCGGCGTCGAGTCCCTGATCGAGCACCCCGGCCGGATGACGCACGCCTCGACGGCGGGTTCGCTGCTGGAGGTGCCGTCCGACCTGATCAGGCTGTCGGTCGGGATCGAGTCGGGCGACGACCTGCTCGCGGACCTGACGCAGGCCCTCGGCAAGTAG